The following are from one region of the Hymenobacter radiodurans genome:
- a CDS encoding diadenylate cyclase, translated as MWEHQSLFRVSAQLFAEGVFNLLDRNLKPEVFLLGLASAKEPDEPQAVVIEPANHRYPSSEFTEVKVRAAALESAEGPREVVYHLHPTDQDRFEKQRWYELLRQATELTLNEMPPEPMPRISFCSLPVSFNGYLVLVVLQLSSEAYHGYYALPDKIVARANSLLAAAVQEFLQDCARALRESDSDDAHPVLDRDYNEMLRAAGRRFMLRAAAGTHGLYDACNGVAALRHEGDDGIGLMIVARRHHPAIVPVLTLETPITLRDHRSIRKLLELSEDNTALITDATHVFGLGYLVEETHPSYEPLFMVHFTKHYSWELTHADHIMMKVVSNSPRLPQGRVDADNFAHAVRLQWPELLDAGIAYLWRLTQEASTQSTGTILVISAGAAQEAQRLTRQCFRVAPRLMTPAILRLVTNIDGAVLVDQNGICHAIGAILDGLATAKGDSSRGSRYNSALRYVESSQYPVLAVVVSEDGLIDLLPPVS; from the coding sequence ATGTGGGAGCACCAAAGTCTGTTTCGCGTCTCGGCCCAGCTGTTTGCCGAAGGCGTCTTTAATCTGCTGGATAGAAATTTAAAGCCCGAAGTTTTTTTACTCGGTCTGGCCTCGGCGAAAGAACCCGACGAGCCACAAGCCGTCGTAATTGAGCCCGCCAACCACCGCTACCCCAGCTCAGAATTCACGGAAGTGAAGGTGCGCGCGGCGGCGCTAGAATCGGCCGAAGGGCCGCGTGAAGTCGTCTATCACCTGCACCCCACTGACCAAGACCGCTTTGAGAAGCAGCGTTGGTACGAGTTGCTCCGCCAAGCTACGGAGCTGACACTGAATGAAATGCCCCCCGAGCCGATGCCGCGGATTTCCTTCTGCTCACTGCCGGTCAGCTTTAATGGTTATCTGGTGCTCGTGGTCTTGCAGCTTTCCTCCGAAGCTTACCACGGCTATTATGCCCTGCCCGACAAGATTGTGGCCCGCGCTAACTCCTTGCTGGCCGCGGCAGTGCAAGAGTTTTTGCAGGATTGTGCCCGGGCCCTGCGCGAGTCCGATTCCGACGACGCCCACCCCGTCCTCGACCGTGACTATAACGAGATGCTACGCGCTGCTGGTCGGCGCTTTATGCTGCGGGCGGCGGCCGGCACCCACGGCCTGTATGATGCCTGCAACGGCGTGGCCGCGCTTCGGCACGAAGGCGACGATGGTATTGGGCTGATGATTGTGGCGCGCCGCCATCACCCCGCCATCGTGCCCGTGTTGACCCTCGAAACGCCTATTACCTTGCGTGACCACCGCTCCATTCGGAAGCTGTTGGAGCTGAGCGAAGACAACACGGCGCTGATTACGGATGCCACGCATGTCTTTGGCTTAGGTTATCTGGTAGAGGAAACGCACCCGAGCTACGAGCCATTGTTTATGGTGCACTTTACCAAGCACTATAGCTGGGAGCTGACGCACGCCGATCATATTATGATGAAGGTGGTGTCGAACTCCCCCCGCCTGCCCCAAGGCCGCGTCGATGCCGATAATTTTGCGCATGCCGTGCGCTTGCAGTGGCCCGAACTGCTTGATGCCGGTATTGCGTATCTGTGGCGGCTCACCCAGGAAGCCAGCACCCAGTCGACCGGCACCATTCTGGTGATTTCTGCGGGTGCGGCGCAGGAAGCCCAACGCCTCACCCGCCAGTGTTTTCGGGTTGCACCTCGCCTAATGACGCCCGCCATTCTCCGCTTGGTCACGAATATTGATGGGGCCGTACTCGTAGATCAAAACGGAATCTGCCATGCCATCGGCGCCATCCTCGACGGCCTAGCCACCGCCAAAGGCGACTCCTCTCGCGGCTCCCGCTACAACTCTGCCTTACGTTACGTGGAAAGCAGCCAGTACCCTGTGCTGGCTGTAGTAGTCAGCGAAGACGGCCTGATTGATCTGCTGCCGCCAGTGAGCTAA